Proteins from a single region of Stappia sp. ES.058:
- the ggt gene encoding gamma-glutamyltransferase — protein MRDFQYPGRSATYATTAMVATSHPLSTSAAIEVLQAGGNAVDAAVAAAAVQAVVEPQMTGIGGDCFAIVAGPDGGVHGVNGSGPAPAAATPQKLAELGITQIDFNGPHAVTVPGAVRTWETLLARHGTRSLGDVLKRAIGCARDGYPVTPRVAHDWARNLEKLSADAGAADEYLIDGAVPKVGQVMRHRALARTLQAIADTGAKAFYEGEVAQDIVDTLAAKGGLMTMADMAGMETLDMTPVVRNYRGIDVAELPPNGQGFIALVMLGILERFDLAVLDPSGPERFHLEMEAGRLAYSVRDLFLADPDHMQYGPDAFLTPVYLDKLAARITPSSRIPDIPPALLGPSSDTVYLSVVDDAGMAVSLINSVYKDFGSGICAPKSGVLLQNRGACFRLEPGHPNCIDGGKRPLHTIIPAMAFKDGKPHLSFGVMGGGYQPCGHAHVLTNMIDFDMDPQEAIDAPRMFFDEKTHVLQAERSVPEETLSVLRGLGHQVVEAPEPIGGAQAILIDRENGTLVGGSDPRKDGMAAGY, from the coding sequence ATGCGCGACTTCCAATATCCCGGACGCTCCGCGACTTATGCGACGACCGCGATGGTGGCCACATCGCACCCGCTGTCGACATCGGCTGCCATCGAGGTGCTTCAGGCGGGCGGCAATGCCGTCGATGCGGCCGTTGCCGCCGCGGCGGTACAGGCTGTGGTCGAACCGCAAATGACCGGAATCGGCGGGGATTGCTTCGCGATTGTCGCCGGCCCGGACGGCGGCGTGCACGGGGTGAACGGCTCCGGCCCGGCGCCGGCGGCCGCGACACCGCAAAAGTTGGCCGAATTGGGCATCACGCAGATCGATTTCAATGGCCCGCATGCGGTGACGGTGCCCGGTGCGGTGCGCACATGGGAAACGCTGCTGGCGCGTCACGGAACCCGCAGCCTTGGCGATGTGCTGAAGCGGGCGATCGGCTGCGCGCGCGATGGCTATCCCGTCACGCCGCGCGTGGCGCATGACTGGGCCCGCAATCTTGAAAAGCTCTCGGCCGATGCCGGTGCGGCCGACGAGTATCTGATCGACGGCGCGGTGCCCAAGGTGGGGCAGGTGATGCGTCACCGGGCACTGGCACGCACGCTGCAGGCGATTGCCGACACTGGCGCGAAGGCTTTCTACGAAGGCGAGGTGGCGCAGGACATCGTCGACACGCTGGCCGCCAAGGGCGGGCTGATGACGATGGCCGACATGGCCGGCATGGAGACGCTCGACATGACGCCGGTCGTGCGCAACTACCGCGGCATCGACGTTGCCGAGTTGCCGCCCAACGGCCAGGGTTTCATCGCGCTTGTCATGCTGGGCATTCTGGAGCGCTTCGACCTCGCGGTCCTCGATCCGTCCGGACCCGAGCGGTTCCACCTGGAGATGGAGGCCGGCCGGCTTGCCTATTCCGTGCGCGACCTCTTTCTCGCCGATCCGGATCACATGCAATACGGCCCCGATGCCTTTCTCACCCCGGTGTATCTCGACAAGCTGGCGGCGCGGATTACGCCGTCCTCGCGCATTCCGGACATTCCGCCGGCGTTGCTCGGCCCGTCGTCGGACACCGTTTATCTGTCCGTCGTCGATGACGCCGGCATGGCCGTCTCGCTGATCAATTCGGTCTACAAGGACTTCGGCTCCGGCATATGCGCACCGAAGAGCGGCGTGCTCCTGCAAAATCGCGGGGCCTGCTTCCGGCTGGAACCGGGCCACCCGAACTGCATCGACGGCGGCAAGCGGCCGTTGCACACGATCATTCCGGCGATGGCGTTCAAGGATGGAAAGCCGCATCTCTCGTTCGGCGTGATGGGCGGGGGCTATCAGCCCTGTGGTCATGCGCATGTGCTGACCAACATGATTGATTTCGACATGGATCCGCAGGAGGCGATTGACGCTCCGCGCATGTTCTTCGACGAGAAGACGCATGTGCTGCAGGCGGAACGCAGCGTGCCGGAGGAAACGCTCTCCGTTTTGCGAGGGCTTGGTCACCAGGTCGTGGAAGCGCCGGAACCGATCGGCGGAGCGCAGGCAATCCTCATCGATCGCGAGAACGGCACGCTGGTCGGCGGCTCAGACCCGCGCAAGGACGGAATGGCCGCCGGGTATTGA
- a CDS encoding heme-binding protein, translating into MSKLTLSVSEKIIKAAFAKGADLSLKPLTVAVLDAGGHLLALMRQDGSSIMRPQIATGKAYGAIAVGAGSRWLDANAQTRPHFVQALNGAAGGGIVPVPGGVLIRDGEGGEILGAVGITGDTSDNDEACAIAGIQAAGLQADGG; encoded by the coding sequence ATGAGCAAACTCACTCTTTCCGTATCAGAGAAAATTATCAAGGCGGCTTTTGCCAAGGGCGCCGACTTGAGCCTGAAGCCCCTGACCGTTGCCGTGCTCGATGCCGGCGGTCATTTGCTCGCGCTGATGCGTCAGGACGGTTCGTCGATCATGCGTCCGCAGATTGCAACGGGCAAAGCCTATGGCGCCATCGCCGTGGGGGCGGGATCGCGCTGGCTGGATGCCAACGCCCAGACCCGTCCGCATTTCGTGCAGGCCCTCAACGGCGCGGCCGGCGGCGGCATCGTCCCCGTACCGGGCGGCGTGCTCATTCGTGACGGGGAAGGCGGCGAGATCCTCGGGGCCGTCGGCATCACCGGCGACACCTCGGACAATGACGAAGCCTGCGCAATTGCCGGCATCCAGGCAGCCGGCCTTCAGGCGGACGGCGGCTGA
- the phaR gene encoding polyhydroxyalkanoate synthesis repressor PhaR has translation MAKTSDPTIIKKYANRRLYNTGTSTYVTLEDLAVMVKDEEDFVVFDAKSGDEITRSVLTQIIFEQENKGQNLLPITFLRQLIRFYGDSMQNVVPSYLDFSMTSLTKEQDRLREQMSSAFGATAFDAIEDQVKRNAEVFDRAMKMFLPFGQERDGEAPSLQGGEAGQPGAVPSTRNVEDFDALKKQLDAMQKKIDALAGGDKE, from the coding sequence ATGGCAAAAACGAGCGACCCGACGATCATCAAGAAATACGCGAACCGTCGTCTCTACAATACGGGCACGAGCACCTATGTCACGCTCGAAGACCTTGCGGTGATGGTGAAGGACGAAGAGGATTTTGTCGTTTTCGATGCGAAATCCGGCGATGAGATTACCCGTTCCGTTCTCACGCAGATCATTTTCGAACAGGAAAACAAGGGGCAGAACCTGCTGCCGATCACCTTCCTGCGACAGCTGATCCGCTTTTATGGCGACAGCATGCAGAACGTGGTGCCGAGCTATCTCGACTTTTCGATGACGTCGCTGACCAAGGAGCAGGATCGGCTGCGCGAGCAGATGTCCAGCGCGTTCGGCGCAACCGCCTTCGACGCGATCGAGGATCAGGTCAAGCGCAACGCGGAAGTCTTCGACCGCGCGATGAAGATGTTTCTTCCCTTCGGCCAGGAAAGGGACGGGGAAGCTCCGTCCCTGCAGGGCGGGGAAGCAGGTCAGCCCGGGGCGGTGCCATCCACCCGCAACGTCGAGGATTTCGACGCGCTGAAGAAGCAGCTCGACGCCATGCAGAAGAAGATCGACGCCCTGGCCGGCGGCGACAAGGAGTAA